GCTAAGGTTATTCAGATAAAGGGAAACTTTGACCAGGCATTAAACATTGTAAGAGCTATAGTTAATGAATATCCAATCACTCTTGTTAATTCCATAAATCCATACAGAATTGAAGGGCAAAAATCAGCAGCATTTGAAGTATGTGACCAGTTAGGAAGAGTTCCTGATTATCATGCTTTACCTGTAGGAAATGCAGGCAACATATCTGCCTATTGGAAGGGATATAAAGAATACAGAGAAAAGGGAAAAATAAACAGCTTGCCAAAGATGCTCGGGTTTCAGGCATCGGGTGCAGCTCCAATTGTGCTTGGTCATCCTGTTGAAAAGCCTGAAACAGTAGCAACAGCTATAAGGATTGGTAATCCAGCAAGTTGGAAAACAGCAGTAGCAGCAAGGGATGAATCAGGTGGAACAATAGATATGGTTACAGACGAAGAGATTCTTTATGCTTATAAAATGATTGCTTCTTGTGAAGGAATCTTTTGTGAACCTGCCTCTGCTGCTTCCGTAGCTGGTGTAATAAAACTATATAAACAAGGATATTTCAAAAAGCAAAGCACAGTAGTATGCACTCTTACAGGTAATGGACTAAAAGATCCAGACATTGTTTTTAAAGTTGCTGATGAGCCTCTTGTATTGCCTGCTGATTTAGAAAGTGTTAAAGCCTTTGTGGAGAAAATTTTATGAAATATATTGTAATAATCCCCGATGGTGCAGCAGATTATCCAATTGATGAACTTGGAGGAAAAACTCCCCTTCAGGTTGCCCATACACCTAATATGGATTTTCTTGCTTCAAAGGGCATAGTGGGAACAGTAAGAAACATTCCTCAAGGATTTTCTCCCGGCAGTGATGTTGCCAATCTTAGCATTCTTGGCTATGACCCGAGAGTCTACTATACTGGCAGAGCACCATTAGAAGCTGTTAGCATGGGACTTACACTTTCTAAGGATGATATAGCTTATAGATGCAATCTTGTTACTTTAAAATTCTCTGACAAAAAGCAGATTATTATGGATGATTACTCAGCAGGACATATAACAAGTGATGAGGCAAAAATTTTAATAGAAGAAATTGATAAAAAGCTTGGAAATGATTTATTGAGATTTTATCCTGGTGTAAGCTACAGGCATATCATGATTTGGAAAGGAGGCACAGAGGATGTGGAATGCACTCCACCACATGATATTACTGGCAAAGAGATTTCAAGATATCTTCCTATTGGGAAAAATGCTAATTTTCTCAAGGAGCTTATTTTTAAATCCGTAGAAATATTGAAAGACCACCCTATAAATAAGAAAAGAATTGCTGAAGGGAAAAAATCTGCAAACAGTATATGGTTATGGGGACAGGGAAGAACTCCAAATCTGCCAACCTATCAGGATAAATATAAGCTCAGTGGTGCATTAATTTCAGCAGTTGATCTTACCAAAGGGCTGGGAATTCTTGCAGGTTTTCATATAATAAATGTTCCAGGGGCAACTGGCTGGATTGACACCAATTATGAAGGTAAAGCAGAATATGCACTTAATGCTCTTGAGCGTGTTGATTTTGTTTATCTTCATATAGAAGCTCCTGATGAAGCAGGGCATCAGGGAGATTATAAACTCAAAATTAAAGCTATTGAGGATATTGATAAAATTGTAGTAGGTAAAATTCTAAGACAAGCTCCTGAGAGATTTAAAGAATTCAAAATATTACTTCTTCCTGACCATCCTACACCGATAAAACTAAAAACTCATACCTCTGATCCTGTGCCTTTTGTCATTTATGATGGAAAAAAGGAAGTTACAGATATAAAAAGAGGTTTTTCAGAAGAGATTCTAAACTCTCCAGATATAAAAATAGAAGAAGGGTTTAAGCTTATGGATTTTTTCCTTAAAGGCAATGTCTGATTTAATAGATATTCTCCTTCATATTGATATTTACCTTGAGGCTTTATTTTCCCAGATTGGTATTTGGATATATGTGGTGCTTTTTTTCATTATTTTTTCAGAAACAGGATTCGTAATAACACCATTTCTTCCGGGAGACTCTCTTTTGTTTGCCGTAGGAGCACTTTCATCAAGAGAGTTTATTTGTCCATGGAGTTCCTTTATTCTTATAAGTATTGCTGCTGTCTTAGGAAATACTCTAAATTATCACATTGGCAAGTTTATAGGACCGAAAATATTTCATAAAGAAAACTCCCTTTTATTCAATAAAAAACATCTGCAAACAACTGCGCTTTTTTATGAAAAGCATGGAGCAAAGACAATAATAATTGCAAGATTTTTGCCTATTCTAAGAACCTTTGCACCTTTTGTAGCAGGTATAGGAAAAATGAGATATCCAAAATTTCAGATATACAATATTTTTAGCAGCATGCTTTGGAGTGGTTCATTTATCTTTGCAGGATACTTTTTTGGAAATCTTCCCTTTGTAAAGCAAAATTTCTCAATGTTCATACTTGGTATAATTATAATCTCAGTTATACCAACTATCTGGAAAGCTTTGATGATTAAAAGGAGTGAAAAAACATGATACCAATAAGAGACTGTCTTCCAAGAAGATATACTCCTTATATGACATGGCTAATTATATCTTTAAACTGCTTTGTTTTCCTTTTTGAGCTCATGTTCAGCAAAGAAGATTTAGACTATCTTTTCCATATATTCGGTGTAATTCCAGCAAGATATATGCTAATAGATACTCTGCCTATTGATCCCCTTTACTATCTTCCTTTTCTAACAAGTATGTTTTTGCATGGTGGGTGGTTCCATCTTATAAGTAATATGTGGATTATGTGGATTTTTGCTGACAATGTGGAAGATAAAATGGGTTCTTTTAGATTTTTAATATTTTATCTCCTATGTGGATTTGGAGCTGGATGGATTCACTGTCTTACTAATCCTGCATCAACTATACCAACAGTTGGTGCTTCTGGCGCCATATCTGGTGTCTTAGGTGCCTATATGATAATGTTCCCTTATGCAAAAGTTATAACTCTATTCCCAATTTTATTTTTTCCCTTCTTTTTTGCACTTCCTGCAATTTTTTATATACTTATGTGGTTTTTCATTCAACTTTTTTCAGGACTCGGTTCATTGCTTAGCCCAACTGATGTTGGTGGAGTTGCTTGGTGGGCTCATGTAGGTGGCTTCATTTTTGGTATAGTCCTTCATAGGCTATTTGTTATTAAAAAGAGACTTCATATGTATGATGACCATTTTGACTACTACTGTGCATGGGGAAGATGGTAGAAGATAGGGGGACGATTTATGTCACCCCTATCCTTCAGAATTATAGAATTGGGAGATATCTTTCTAATTCATAGGGGAAAATTCTTATACGATAATCATCCCATTCTTTCTTTTTACTTTCAATTAGGTTTGTAAAAATATGTTCTCCGAGTGTCTCTTTTAAAATTGTACTCTTTTCAGCATACTCAATAGCTTCAATAAGGCTACCAGGAAGGCTATCAATACCGAGAGACTTTCTTTCTTCAGGAGCAAGATGATAAACATCTTTTTCAATAGGTTCAGGTAACTTATATTTCTTCTCAACACCAGTTAATCCAGCATTAAGCATACATGCAAAAGCAAGGTAGGGATTACATGCTGGGTCAGGACTTCTTAATTCAATCCTTGTTGCTTTTTCTTTTCCGGGCTTGTAAAGAGGCACTCTTATAAGAGCTGATCTATTTCTTCTTGCCCAGCAAATATAAACTGGAGCTTCATATCCTGGAACAAGTCTCTTATAGGAATTAACCCATTGATTAAGCACTAGCGTAATTTCTTTAATATGTGTTAGGACACCTGCTATATAACTCTTGGCTATATCTGAAAGATAATATGGATCCTTTGGATTGAAGAAAGCATTTTTATCACCTTTAAAAAGTGACTGATGAGTATGCATTCCGCTTCCATTCTCACCAAAAAGAGGCTTTGGCATGAATGTGGCATAGACACCGTGTCTTTTTGCTATTTCCTTAACAACTACTCTGTAAGTCATCACTATATCTGCCATATTCAAAGCTTCAGCGTATCTAAGGTCAATCTCATGCTGAGAGGGTGCAACTTCATGGTGTGAGTATTCTACCTTAATTCCCATCTGCTCAAGTGCTAAGATAGTATCTCTTCTAAGATCCTCAGCTGCATCTAAGGGATAATCAAAATAACCCCCTTCATCTAAAATTTCTGGGTCCTTATCGGTTTTAAAATAGAAAAATTCAAGTTCTGGACCAAGATAGAAAGTAAAGCCTTTCTTCGCTGCTTTTTCAAGATTTGTCTTGAGAATATATCTTGGATCACCTTTATATGGTGTTCCATCTGGTTCATAGATGTCGCAGAACATTCTTGCAACAGGACTTTCTTTTGGTCTCCATGGCAAAACTGCAAAAGTTGTCGGATCAGGTCTTGCAATCATATCAGACTCATCAATTCTTGCAAATCCATGAATTGATGAACCATCAAATCCCATCCCCTCAGAGAAAGCAACCTCAAGCTCTTCCACTGGAACTGCAAAACTTTTAAGCTGGCCAAGAATATCTGTAAACCAGAGCCTGACAAATTTAACATTCATTTCTTTGACCAGTTTCATAACATCTTTTTCATCTCTTGGCTTTGAATAAGTCATAACATCCTCCATTTTTTTATTTTCTATGAGGCAAAGCCTCTTTAAGATTAACCCCAAAAATTAAACTAAATATACTTTAACAAACTTTTCTAAATATCTTCTATTCAATCTATCATTTTTTAATTTAACGGCTAACGGTTGCCATATAGCATATCATAGCAATAATAAAAATTTTTGTCAACAATTTTGTAGGAAAAAATATCATTTTTAATCTGTCCACATATTATTTTAATTTTTTATACTTCTTATTTTTTCACCTTTTTATGTCTTGAAAATCAAGACATGACAAAGAGGTTAAATTTTCACTTGCCTCAATCCTTTATTCTAAGCTAAGCAATGCAAATCCTGAGCTTATGGGCGAAGACAGCGAAGAATCTCTTTCCT
The Thermodesulfovibrio yellowstonii DSM 11347 DNA segment above includes these coding regions:
- a CDS encoding rhomboid family intramembrane serine protease, whose product is MIPIRDCLPRRYTPYMTWLIISLNCFVFLFELMFSKEDLDYLFHIFGVIPARYMLIDTLPIDPLYYLPFLTSMFLHGGWFHLISNMWIMWIFADNVEDKMGSFRFLIFYLLCGFGAGWIHCLTNPASTIPTVGASGAISGVLGAYMIMFPYAKVITLFPILFFPFFFALPAIFYILMWFFIQLFSGLGSLLSPTDVGGVAWWAHVGGFIFGIVLHRLFVIKKRLHMYDDHFDYYCAWGRW
- a CDS encoding DedA family protein — translated: MSDLIDILLHIDIYLEALFSQIGIWIYVVLFFIIFSETGFVITPFLPGDSLLFAVGALSSREFICPWSSFILISIAAVLGNTLNYHIGKFIGPKIFHKENSLLFNKKHLQTTALFYEKHGAKTIIIARFLPILRTFAPFVAGIGKMRYPKFQIYNIFSSMLWSGSFIFAGYFFGNLPFVKQNFSMFILGIIIISVIPTIWKALMIKRSEKT
- a CDS encoding cofactor-independent phosphoglycerate mutase codes for the protein MKYIVIIPDGAADYPIDELGGKTPLQVAHTPNMDFLASKGIVGTVRNIPQGFSPGSDVANLSILGYDPRVYYTGRAPLEAVSMGLTLSKDDIAYRCNLVTLKFSDKKQIIMDDYSAGHITSDEAKILIEEIDKKLGNDLLRFYPGVSYRHIMIWKGGTEDVECTPPHDITGKEISRYLPIGKNANFLKELIFKSVEILKDHPINKKRIAEGKKSANSIWLWGQGRTPNLPTYQDKYKLSGALISAVDLTKGLGILAGFHIINVPGATGWIDTNYEGKAEYALNALERVDFVYLHIEAPDEAGHQGDYKLKIKAIEDIDKIVVGKILRQAPERFKEFKILLLPDHPTPIKLKTHTSDPVPFVIYDGKKEVTDIKRGFSEEILNSPDIKIEEGFKLMDFFLKGNV
- the glnA gene encoding type I glutamate--ammonia ligase, which encodes MTYSKPRDEKDVMKLVKEMNVKFVRLWFTDILGQLKSFAVPVEELEVAFSEGMGFDGSSIHGFARIDESDMIARPDPTTFAVLPWRPKESPVARMFCDIYEPDGTPYKGDPRYILKTNLEKAAKKGFTFYLGPELEFFYFKTDKDPEILDEGGYFDYPLDAAEDLRRDTILALEQMGIKVEYSHHEVAPSQHEIDLRYAEALNMADIVMTYRVVVKEIAKRHGVYATFMPKPLFGENGSGMHTHQSLFKGDKNAFFNPKDPYYLSDIAKSYIAGVLTHIKEITLVLNQWVNSYKRLVPGYEAPVYICWARRNRSALIRVPLYKPGKEKATRIELRSPDPACNPYLAFACMLNAGLTGVEKKYKLPEPIEKDVYHLAPEERKSLGIDSLPGSLIEAIEYAEKSTILKETLGEHIFTNLIESKKKEWDDYRIRIFPYELERYLPIL
- the thrC gene encoding threonine synthase — protein: MNTKSHWKGIISEYFEHFPVNEKTPIVTLLEGNTPLVKVNNLTKKLNIDLELYLKFDGANPTGSFKDRGMTLAISKAVEEGSKAVICASTGNTSASASAYAARAGIKAIVLIPEGKIATGKLVQAMIHGAKVIQIKGNFDQALNIVRAIVNEYPITLVNSINPYRIEGQKSAAFEVCDQLGRVPDYHALPVGNAGNISAYWKGYKEYREKGKINSLPKMLGFQASGAAPIVLGHPVEKPETVATAIRIGNPASWKTAVAARDESGGTIDMVTDEEILYAYKMIASCEGIFCEPASAASVAGVIKLYKQGYFKKQSTVVCTLTGNGLKDPDIVFKVADEPLVLPADLESVKAFVEKIL